CAAAGTCATCCCCCTTGTCCTTCCACATTGCGGGGAATGCAGCTTCTGCCTGAATCCCGAATCCAACTTCTGCCTGAAGTCCCAGTGAGTTTCATTCTCCTTCCCCAACACCTAAAAGAGGTTAGCTGTCTGACAACAAGCCTGACACCCCTACAGATGATTTATTTGATGATCAAGAAATGCATGTGTGTCCCAACAGTGTTTCAGAATCGCAAAACCTACTGCCTGACAAGACTAGCCGTTTCACTTGCAAAGGGAAGCAGATCCACCACTTCCTGTGGGTCAGCACCTTTGCAGAATACACTGTGGTCCCAGAGTACGTTGTTGCCAAAATAGATGCTGCTGCACCTCTGGACAAAGTCTGTTTGTTCGGTTGTGGGTTTTCCACAGGCTATGGAGCTGCTATCAACACCGCCAAGGTTGGTATTGCGGCATGACAAGCACAACCATCACATGGCTGCCCTCGCACCCTCACCAGCTCTGTGCAACCACAACCCTCATTATCACACTGGAGACTCACAGAGTCCCTTGTCATGCAGGTAAAACCAGGCTCCACGTGTGCTGTCTTTGGCCTCGGAGGTGTCGGCCTCTCTGTTGTCATAGGCTGCAAGGCAGCTGGAGCTTCCCGCATCATTGCCATCGATATCAACAAGGACAAGTTTGCCAAGGCGAAGGAGCTGGGTGCCACCGAATGCATCAGTCCTCGGGACTTCAAGAGGCCCATCCAGGAGGTTCTCACTGAGATGACTGGACATGGCGTGGACTATTCCTTTGAGGCCATTGGGCTTGCAGATACCATGGTAGGTGGCATTTCAGCATAGAAAGAACACTTTTCTGACTAACTCATCAGCGTGTTCTCTAAGTCACTTGCCTGTCTCACCAGACTGCTGCCCTGGCCTCCTGCAATATGAACACTGGCGTCTGTGTGATGATTGGGGAACTGCCTTCAGATTCAGTGATTTCCATTGATCCTATGCTTCTACTGACTGGGCGCACCTGGAAGGGGACTCTGGTTGGAGGTATGAaattcaagaaaacattttagacctttcagtcttttcctttcattgtaCTTTCCAAACATGTGTTGAACAGGTACCCTTCAGCACACCTGAATAACTCTCCTttaggaaattaattttcccatGTGAGGAATATCCTTACACAAAGGACAAAAGACACTTTTCCTCATAGTGGTTATTCACTAAACTGTTGTTCACCAAGAATATTTCAGAGCTTGGCAATGTCCCAGGAAGCTCTTTGAGAGGATgctcaagaaaaacagaactgaaCAGGAGCACTGCACCTCCACTGTTTAGATAGGTAGAAAACATGCCAATAAACCAGTAACTTTATCACAGAGTTCAACACACAGAATTGCCTAGGCAAACTTACTGAGCCCCCAAGGACAGAAAAGTTTCTCACAAGATAATGGCACCAGTACTGGCCACTCAGTCCTGACCCACACTGTACCACTGCCTTAGCAAAACTGCACTTCTCCCATTATTCACTGAAGGTGCTTTCTCCCATTTCTAGGTTGGAGGATGAGAGACTCTATCCCCAAACTAGTTTCCAGCTATTTGGACAAGAAATTCAACTCAGACTTGTTGATCACGCACACGCTGCCAATTGCTAAAGTGAACGAGGGATTTGAGTTGTTACGAGCAGGAAAAAGGTGAGACCCTGACTAGCAGAAGCAAAGTACAGTAAATGCCACCTTCACCTAAAATTCAAACAGCTCAAACACTCTGGCAAGCAGAGCACGCAATAGTGCCTTCAAAAGAAGCATCCGAGCCTTTTGAGGAAGCAGGGACCAGAGCCATGTGTTGGGAGGATCTGCCACATCCCAGAGGGAAGAGCCCACCCACACTCAGCACAGGGAACCCTCCTGCTCATAGCTCAGCTTAGCAGAGATTCCACAGCCCCGGCGCTGCCCTGAAGCCAGCACAGACCCTCAGACACCACGTCTCAGGACACTGTTTGAAAGCACAGGACAGCCAGAGGAGAGCGAGGAATAAGGGGCATCCCTGGCAGCAACCGCAGAAAAGCCAGAGGAAGAACATATCCTACAGTGGCAGAATAAGACCTTTGTCGGGGGGACAAGGTGTCTTATCTCCTGAGGGCTTTCATTCAGCAGGGTTTTGAAGGCTGTCCTCTTGCTTCCCACCTCATGCAGCTGAGTTAGGAAGAGGCTGGATGACAAAGGCAGCCAGTCCTCAGGCACAcctgcctgccctgctgcctgctcctCAACACCCCCAGCCACAGCACCTCTAactcttccctccctttccaCTTCTCAGTATTCGCAGCGTCCTGCTCTTCTGAAGGACAAGGCCACAGGAGATCCAGCTGAGGAACCCGCACAGCAGACACTCTCCTGACACAGACTTTTCTCGCCCAGCACCTCCCTTTGTCAGGAGCAAGGAGATGAGCACAAGGAACTCACTGATGCTGCTGCCTCTTGACAAAGCTTCCATGCCAACCAAGACCCAGAACGACacctctttgaaaaaaaagtttttatcaATAAAGAGTTTTGGTCAAACTTGTCGCATGCAGTGCACTCTGTCAGCAGAGGCcccatggggcaggaggagctctTCCTCCTACCGCAAGCCCTCCTGTCACAGCCCTTACCTCAGCAGTGAGTGACTGCCTCTGCCCCTTCCATTGTTGCTGCTCCCTGCCTTCACCCACCTTGCACACCTATGGCCCCTCGCCTCTGCCCCTCAGCCGGGTGAACCTTTCTCCTTCACTAGGGTGAATAGATTCAATTGTATATGTTTAACTGAGCTCTGTCACTATTTTTGTTATAATTCTTCACTGTACCATATAACAGGGTGGATCTAACTCTCCTTGTGTTATctgcctcctccccttccccctttgtATGACCCATGCAATATTTTGGtcccaaagaaaataaaagccacagGGCATCTTAAAGAAGAGCGAATTCTCAATCTTGCCAATAAATTCAAATTTGCTTTTCATAGTAGAAATGCAAAGATTGTCTCTGAAACTGGTGCTAAATCACACTACAGACAAAAATTTAACCCTGAGGCATTAATAAAGGTATTAATATCtgtctttgtcttttaattaaaaattatcaaAGGGTTTGACCTACTACAGGTGGGGGAAAAGATAAGATTTGTACTTAGCCCTTGTAAGTGCAATTCACAGTCTGCTGCACAGCGTGATTTCTGCACTTCCATGCAGCTGGAGCCACTGTCACACCACAAGGCCACCTTGCCCCAGGCCAGAGCTCAGCCAGCTGCTGCGGCATCATAGCTTTATTGTCGAACATTGTGCaagaaacactgaaatgcaCTTATGAGGGCTAAGTACAAATCTTATCTTTTCCCCTACCTGCAGTAGGTCAGAGCcttcaataatttttaattaaaagacaaagacaaataTTAATGCCATCATTCATGCCTCAGCATTAAATTTTTGTCTTCAGTGTATTTGGGCACAAGTTTCAGAGACAATCTTTGCATTTCTACTATTTAGGCCAAACTAGATCATATCCTAGCAGGTATGGCTTTGCTCCAGAACATATACATGAAGTACTGGCATACCATACATTTTTCTCTATTGATGCTTACATACTGTTAGAGGTAAATGTAGAGATTACCCAGCTGTGAGCAGACcatcacttaaaatattttcattttctgtttgagtGTTTGTGACTCTACTCTTTCATTATACTTGAGAGATGACAGTCACACACCATTTCTCATCAAGTGTCTCCTTTCCACATCTTTCACATAGCAGAAGTAACACCAAAACAAATGTCAATCTTTGCTTCTAGAAGCACGTAAACTAGCACTCTGTGAATGTATTATATTATCTGAATAATCCTTTGGCATTTATTTTGAGTACTTTGGGCTCTGACTTATACAAATGTTACAATAGCTATGCCAAAT
The window above is part of the Phaenicophaeus curvirostris isolate KB17595 chromosome 4, BPBGC_Pcur_1.0, whole genome shotgun sequence genome. Proteins encoded here:
- the LOC138719565 gene encoding alcohol dehydrogenase 1-like; translated protein: MATSGKVIRCRAAVAWAVGQPLSLEEVEVAPPKAGEVRIKIVATGICHTDYHVLEGSFPNVDFPVIPGHEGAGIVESVGEGVTSVKPGDKVIPLVLPHCGECSFCLNPESNFCLKSHVSESQNLLPDKTSRFTCKGKQIHHFLWVSTFAEYTVVPEYVVAKIDAAAPLDKVCLFGCGFSTGYGAAINTAKVKPGSTCAVFGLGGVGLSVVIGCKAAGASRIIAIDINKDKFAKAKELGATECISPRDFKRPIQEVLTEMTGHGVDYSFEAIGLADTMTAALASCNMNTGVCVMIGELPSDSVISIDPMLLLTGRTWKGTLVGGWRMRDSIPKLVSSYLDKKFNSDLLITHTLPIAKVNEGFELLRAGKSIRSVLLF